The following proteins come from a genomic window of Eleginops maclovinus isolate JMC-PN-2008 ecotype Puerto Natales chromosome 8, JC_Emac_rtc_rv5, whole genome shotgun sequence:
- the atp8b1 gene encoding phospholipid-transporting ATPase IC: MSRRRAESQDSLGPDDEVMPYSDDETDDELEVSSEEEPDETPGVPLPQVEAKPSEMGWKVKANDRPYHHLPEFQKKVFLCIKKSRYSGNAIKTYKYNVLTFIPLNLYEQFKRVANLYFLALLILQIIPDITTLPWYTTLIPLVVVLGITAIKDLVDDLARHRMDKEINNRKSEVLLDGRFQEIKWRSIQVGDVVRMKKNDFIPADILLLSSSNPNSLCYVETAELDGETNLKFKLGLRVTDERLQGERQLVDFNALIECEEPNNRLDKFVGTMMWDRERYPLDLDNMLLRGCTIRNTEECHGLVIFAGADTKIMRNSGKTRFKRTKIDELMNYMVYTIFVLLLLVAAGLAIGHSFWYEEIGINAWYLFDGKNQDASHRGFLSFWGYIIVLNTMVPISLYVSVEVIRLGQSKFINWDLQMYFSEKDTPAKARTTTLNEQLGQISYIFSDKTGTLTQNVMQFKKCTIAGRSYGDPTTAEGVVLDRGRPVDWSWNRQADRKFEFMDNSLVACVRSGKDKDATEFFKLLSLCHTVMVEHKEGELVYQAASPDEGALVTAARNFGFVFLSRTQDTITIREMDRETTYEMLALLDFNSDRKRMSIILKFPDGRIRLYCKGADTVIYERLSPHSKYKETTQSDLDIFANATLRTLCLCYKDISTADYEAWSRRHKEAQVAMSNRDAELDTVYEQIESNLMLIGATAIEDKLQDGVPETIAKLAKADIKIWVLTGDKKETAENIGFSCSLLTEDMQIHYGEDVNEKLSVRQANRRNDPQSSRRGKKKPAEPFFPQPGKNALVITGGWLNEILYEKKKKRRRLRLRRLGRRAPPTNPADGQPMDDWEKEMRQIDFVDMACECEAVVCCRVTPKQKGNVVGLVKKYKKAVTLSIGDGANDVNMIKTADIGVGISGQEGMQAVMSSDYAFAQFRYLERLLLVHGRWSYIRMCKFLRYFFFKNFAYTLVHFWYSFFNGYSAQVTFEDWFITLYNLCYSSLPVLLVGLLDQDVTDKMSLKFPKLYLPGQQGTFFNYKNFFISLFHGIFVSLIIFFIPYGAFLQTMGQDGEAPSDYQSFAVVTASSLIFVVNLQISLDTSYWTFVNCFAVLGSIAIYFGIMFDIHSAGIHVIFPSAFTFTGVASNALRQPYLWLTIILTVGISLLPVICIQFLHKTIWPSIGDKIQRNRKKYEMELQEEEKKKKPFVFKRGGSRRSAYAFSHSRGYADLISSGRSIRRPAGHRGIQESIREVPQREAENI; the protein is encoded by the exons ATGAGTCGGCGGCGTGCAGAGTCCCAGGACTCTTTGGGGCCTGACGATGAGGTCATGCCGTACAGTGACGATGAGACGGATGACGAACTGGAAGTTAGCTCCGAAGAGGAACCGGATGAGACTCCGGGAGTCCCTCTACCCCAGGTGGAAGCTAAACCCAGCG agaTGGGATGGAAGGTGAAAGCCAACGACAGACCTTATCACCACTTGCCGGAGTTTCAGAAAAAAGTCTTCTTGTGTATCAAGAAGAGCAGATACTCC GGAAACGCCATCAAGACGTACAAGTACAACGTCCTCACCTTCATCCCTCTGAACTTGTACGAGCAGTTTAAGAGAGTTGCCAACCTCTACTTCCTGGCGCTGCTCATCTTACAG aTTATTCCAGATATTACTACTCTGCCCTGGTACACCACACTGATTCCTCTGGTGGTGGTGCTGGGAATCACCGCCATAAAGGACCTGGTGGACGATCTG GCGCGGCACAGGATGGACAAGGAGATCAACAACAGGAAGTCTGAAGTCCTGCTGGATGGCCG GTTTCAAGAGATAAAGTGGAGGAGCATCCAGGTCGGAGATGTGGTTCGCATGAAGAAGAACGACTTTATTCCG GCTGACATCCTGCTGTTATCCAGCTCCAACCCAAACAGTCTGTGCTATGTAGAAACTGCTGAGCTCGATGG agagACCAACCTGAAGTTTAAGCTGGGACTCCGAGTGACGGATGAGCGGCTGCAGGGCGAGCGGCAGCTGGTCGACTTCAATG CTCTGATTGAGTGCGAGGAGCCGAACAACCGCCTGGACAAGTTTGTGGGGACGATGATGTGGGACAGGGAGCGGTACCCTCTGGACCTGGACAACATGCTGCTCCGAGGCTGCACCATCCGGAACACGGAGGAGTGTCACGGCCTCGTCATCTTCGCAG GAGCCGACACCAAAATCATGAGGAACAGCGGGAAGACGAGATTCAAAAGGACCAAGATTGACGAGCTGATGAACTACATGGTTTACACG ATCTTCGTGCTGCTGCTCCTAGTGGCGGCGGGGCTGGCCATCGGTCACTCCTTCTGGTACGAAGAGATCGGCATCAATGCCTGGTATCTGTTCGATGGCAAGAACCAGGACGCCTCCCACCGAGGCTTCCTCAGCTTCTGGGGCTACATCATCGTCCTCAACACCATGGTGCCCATTTCACTATACGTCAG TGTGGAGGTGATCCGCCTCGGCCAGAGTAAGTTCATCAACTGGGACCTGCAGATGTACTTCTCGGAGAAAGACACGCCGGCTAAG GCTCGAACCACCACCCTGAACGAGCAGCTGGGTCAGATCAGCTACATCTTCTCCGACAAGACGGGGACTCTCACACAGAACGTCATGCAGTTCAAGAAGTGCACCATCGCCGGACGCAGCTACG GTGATCCGACCACAGCAGAAGGAGTGGTGCTGGACCGTGGAAgg CCGGTGGACTGGAGCTGGAACCGGCAAGCGGACAGAAAGTTCGAGTTCATGGATAACTCCCTGGTGGCCTGTGTCCGATCGGGGAAAGATAAAGATGCTACGGAGTTCTTCAAGCTTCTCTCCCTTTGCCACACGGTCATGGTGGAGCACAAAGAAG GCGAACTGGTGTACCAGGCGGCCTCTCCCGACGAGGGCGCCCTGGTGACGGCAGCCAGGAACTTCGGCTTCGTGTTTCTGTCCCGTACGCAGGacaccatcaccatcagggAGATGGATCGGGAGACCACCTACGAAATGTTGGCGCTGCTCGACTTCAACTCTGACCGCAAGCGCATGTCTATCATct tgaaGTTCCCTGATGGTCGCATCCGCCTCTACTGCAAAGGAGCCGATACCGTCATCTACGAGCGCCTTTCCCCTCACTCCAAATACAAAGAGACTACCCAGAGTGATCTTGAT ATCTTTGCCAACGCCACCCTGCGGACGCTGTGCTTGTGTTACAAAGACATCAGCACGGCAGACTATGAAGCCTGGTCTAGGAGACACAAGGAGGCGCAGGTGGCCATGTCGAACAGAGACGCCGAGCTAGACACCGTGTACGAGCAGATCGAGAGCAACCTGATG CTCATCGGTGCGACGGCCATCGAGGACAAATTGCAGGATGGAGTCCCAGAGACCATCGCCAAACTGGCCAAAGCCGACATCAAGATCTGGGTCCTGACTGGAGATAAGAAAG AAACGGCCGAGAATATTGGATTTTCTTGTTCCCTTTTGACCGAAGACATGCAGATCCACTACGGAGAAGACGTCAA TGAGAAGCTGAGCGTCCGTCAGGCCAACCGGAGAAACGACCCTCAGAGTTCCCGTCGAGGCAAAAAGAAACCCGCCGAACCGTTCTTCCCTCAGCCGGGCAAAAACGCTCTCGTGATCACCGGAGGATGGCTG AACGAAATCCTGTacgagaagaagaagaaacgcCGTCGCCTGCGTCTGCGTCGTCTGGGACGGCGGGCGCCTCCCACCAACCCGGCTGACGGACAGCCAATGGACGACTGGGAAAAGGAAATGAGACAG ATCGACTTTGTGGACATGGCCTGTGAGTGCGAGGCGGTCGTCTGCTGCCGCGTCACACCGAAGCAGAAGGGCAACGTGGTGGGTTTGGTGAAGAAGTACAAGAAGGCCGTGACGCTGTCCATCGGAGACGGAGCCAATGACGTCAACATGATCAAGA CCGCAGACATCGGTGTGGGCATCAGCGGTCAGGAGGGGATGCAGGCCGTCATGTCCAGCGACTACGCCTTCGCTCAGTTCCGATACCTGGAGCGCCTCCTGCTGGTGCACGGGCGCTGGTCCTACATCCGAATGTGCAAGTTCCTGCGGTACTTCTTCTTCAAGAACTTCGCCTACACGCTGGTCCACTTCTGGTACTCCTTCTTCAACGGATACTCTGCACAG GTCACCTTTGAAGACTGGTTCATCACTCTCTACAATCTCTGTTACAGCAGCTTACCTGTTCTACTAGTTGGACTTCTCGACCAG GATGTCACGGACAAAATGAGCCTGAAATTCCCCAAACTATATCTACCGGGACAGCAGGGGACGTTTTTCAACTACAAGAACTTCTTCATCAGCTTGTTCCACGGCATCTTCGTCTCGctcatcatcttcttcatccCCTACGGCGCCTTCCTTCAGACCATGGGGCAGGACGGAGAAGCCCCCTCCGACTACCAGTCCTTCGCCGTGGTCACCGCCTCCTCGCTCATTTTTGTCGTCAACCTGCAG ATCTCCTTGGACACTTCCTACTGGACCTTTGTGAACTGCTTTGCTGTTTTGGGCAGCATAGCAATCTACTTCGGCATCATGTTCGACATCCACAGCGCCGGGATCCACGTCATCTTCCCCTCAGCGTTCACCTTCACCG gcGTGGCGTCCAATGCTCTGCGGCAGCCCTACCTGTGGTTAACCATCATCCTGACTGTGGGCATCAGCCTGCTGCCGGTCATCTGCATCCAGTTCCTCCATAAAACCATCTGGCCCTCGATAGGAGATAAG ATccagagaaacaggaagaagtACGAGATGGAACTccaagaggaggagaagaagaaaaagccaTTCGTTTTCAAGCGTGGCGGTTCCCGCCGCTCGGCCTACGCCTTCTCTCACTCCCGGGGCTACGCCGACCTCATCTCGTCCGGGCGGAGCATCCGGCGCCCTGCAGGCCACCGCGGCATCCAGGAAAGCATCAGGGAGGTTCCTCAAAGAGAGGCGGAAAACATCTGA